The Pleuronectes platessa chromosome 11, fPlePla1.1, whole genome shotgun sequence genome includes a window with the following:
- the LOC128450831 gene encoding dnaJ homolog subfamily C member 5 isoform X3, translated as MEDRGPAQRKMSTAGDSLYKVLGLERGATQEDIKKAYRKLALRHHPDKNPDNPEAAEKFKEINNANSILSDENKRKIYDEYGSMGLYVAEQFGDESVKLHFLVNKWWFKALLVCGCFFTCLCCCCCCCFGCGRCGPPTAEEEPNFYMDPDDLDGEFEEHRAAGGDHVIVMQPSSAAADKSGDNATIVIQPRASDGSSGPGAAQQEE; from the exons ATGGAGGATCGAGGCCCGGCTCAGAGGAAGATGTCCACAGCTGGAGACAGTCTGTACAAGGTGCTGGGTCTGGAGCGAGGAGCCACCCAGGAGGACATCAAGAAGGCGTACAG GAAACTGGCACTAAGGCATCATCCCGATAAGAACCCGGACAACCCAGAAGCTGCAGAGAAGTTCAAGGAGATCAACAACGCCAACTCCATCCTCAGCGACGAGAACAAGAGGAAGATCTACGACGAGTACGGATCCATGGGCCTGTACGTGGCCGAGCAGTTTGGAGACGAGAGCGTGAAGCTGCACTTCCTCGTGAACAAGTGGTGGTTCAAG GCCCTCCTGGTGTGTGGCTGTTTCTTcacctgcctctgctgctgctgctgctgctgcttcggcTGCGGGAGGTGCGGCCCCCCCACTGCCGAAGAGGAGCCCAACTTCTACATGGACCCGGACGACCTGGACGGGGAGTTTGAAGAACACAGAGCAG CCGGAGGAGATCATGTGATCGTTATGCAGCCGAGCTCGGCTGCCGCTGACAAATCAG GTGACAACGCAACGATTGTGATTCAGCCTCGAGCGAGTGACGGCTCCTCGGGGCCCGGAGCCGCCCAACAGGAAGAGTGA
- the LOC128450831 gene encoding dnaJ homolog subfamily C member 5 isoform X1 gives MEDRGPAQRKMSTAGDSLYKVLGLERGATQEDIKKAYRKLALRHHPDKNPDNPEAAEKFKEINNANSILSDENKRKIYDEYGSMGLYVAEQFGDESVKLHFLVNKWWFKALLVCGCFFTCLCCCCCCCFGCGRCGPPTAEEEPNFYMDPDDLDGEFEEHRAAGDPVIVAQPSSSAAAAAEDPAGGDHVIVMQPSSAAADKSGDNATIVIQPRASDGSSGPGAAQQEE, from the exons ATGGAGGATCGAGGCCCGGCTCAGAGGAAGATGTCCACAGCTGGAGACAGTCTGTACAAGGTGCTGGGTCTGGAGCGAGGAGCCACCCAGGAGGACATCAAGAAGGCGTACAG GAAACTGGCACTAAGGCATCATCCCGATAAGAACCCGGACAACCCAGAAGCTGCAGAGAAGTTCAAGGAGATCAACAACGCCAACTCCATCCTCAGCGACGAGAACAAGAGGAAGATCTACGACGAGTACGGATCCATGGGCCTGTACGTGGCCGAGCAGTTTGGAGACGAGAGCGTGAAGCTGCACTTCCTCGTGAACAAGTGGTGGTTCAAG GCCCTCCTGGTGTGTGGCTGTTTCTTcacctgcctctgctgctgctgctgctgctgcttcggcTGCGGGAGGTGCGGCCCCCCCACTGCCGAAGAGGAGCCCAACTTCTACATGGACCCGGACGACCTGGACGGGGAGTTTGAAGAACACAGAGCAG caggagatcctgtgATAGTTGCTCAGCcgagctcctctgctgctgctgctgctgaggatccAG CCGGAGGAGATCATGTGATCGTTATGCAGCCGAGCTCGGCTGCCGCTGACAAATCAG GTGACAACGCAACGATTGTGATTCAGCCTCGAGCGAGTGACGGCTCCTCGGGGCCCGGAGCCGCCCAACAGGAAGAGTGA
- the LOC128450831 gene encoding dnaJ homolog subfamily C member 5 isoform X2, which produces MEDRGPAQRKMSTAGDSLYKVLGLERGATQEDIKKAYRKLALRHHPDKNPDNPEAAEKFKEINNANSILSDENKRKIYDEYGSMGLYVAEQFGDESVKLHFLVNKWWFKALLVCGCFFTCLCCCCCCCFGCGRCGPPTAEEEPNFYMDPDDLDGEFEEHRAGDPVIVAQPSSSAAAAAEDPAGGDHVIVMQPSSAAADKSGDNATIVIQPRASDGSSGPGAAQQEE; this is translated from the exons ATGGAGGATCGAGGCCCGGCTCAGAGGAAGATGTCCACAGCTGGAGACAGTCTGTACAAGGTGCTGGGTCTGGAGCGAGGAGCCACCCAGGAGGACATCAAGAAGGCGTACAG GAAACTGGCACTAAGGCATCATCCCGATAAGAACCCGGACAACCCAGAAGCTGCAGAGAAGTTCAAGGAGATCAACAACGCCAACTCCATCCTCAGCGACGAGAACAAGAGGAAGATCTACGACGAGTACGGATCCATGGGCCTGTACGTGGCCGAGCAGTTTGGAGACGAGAGCGTGAAGCTGCACTTCCTCGTGAACAAGTGGTGGTTCAAG GCCCTCCTGGTGTGTGGCTGTTTCTTcacctgcctctgctgctgctgctgctgctgcttcggcTGCGGGAGGTGCGGCCCCCCCACTGCCGAAGAGGAGCCCAACTTCTACATGGACCCGGACGACCTGGACGGGGAGTTTGAAGAACACAGAGCAG gagatcctgtgATAGTTGCTCAGCcgagctcctctgctgctgctgctgctgaggatccAG CCGGAGGAGATCATGTGATCGTTATGCAGCCGAGCTCGGCTGCCGCTGACAAATCAG GTGACAACGCAACGATTGTGATTCAGCCTCGAGCGAGTGACGGCTCCTCGGGGCCCGGAGCCGCCCAACAGGAAGAGTGA
- the LOC128450473 gene encoding proton-coupled zinc antiporter SLC30A2 yields the protein MELSSDSEEQLLIETQPLGWTSSLEETYSESRSEILEEAPGSSDLWQTERTLRLCQETGAMPAAESEARRVARRKLFIAGAFTLVFMVGEVIGGYSAHSLAIMTDAAHLLTDFGSISISIFSLWISSRPRTQTMTFGWHRAEILGMLLSIVSIWAVTAALVLSAAQRISDGNYDIDSRIMLITSGCAVGANILMVLILHQSGASHGHGHSHGVSTGRPQGHGERHSHGNASVRAAFIHVVGDLLQSAGVLLAATVIHFWPEYKVADPICTFLFSVLVLGTTLPVTKDVLRILMQGAPRDTSFSAVRESLLSVGGVVAVHSLHMWSLNTSNALLSVHVVSEKDADSQIVLTRATKLLRSEFSFHSVTIQVERLSPESRTEETGI from the exons ATGGAGTTATCCTCTGATTCTGAGGAACAGCTTCTGATCGAGACTCAACCTCTGGGATG GACGAGTTCTCTGGAGGAAACATACTCTGAATCCAGATCTGAGATCCTGGAGGAGGCCCCTGGTTCCTCTGACCTGTGGCAAACTGAGCGAACCCTCCGGCTCTGCCAGGAGACGGGCGCGATGCCGGCGGCTGAAAGTGAGGCAAGACGTGTGGCCAGGAGGAAACTCTTCATCGCCGGCGCCTTCACCCTCGTGTTCATGGTCGGGGAGGTGATCG gtgGATACTCCGCCCACAGTCTGGCCATCATGACGGACGCAGCTCATCTCCTCACGGACTTCGGGAGCATCTCCATCAGcatcttctctctgtggatCTCCTCCCGACCTCGGACGCAGACCATGACCTTCGGCTGGCATCGAGCGG AGATCTTGGGCATGTTGTTGTCCATCGTCTCCATCTGGGCTGTGACGGCAGCTCTGGTCTTGTCGGCCGCTCAGAGGATCTCAGACGGAAACTACGACATCGACAGTCGCATCATGTTGATCACGTCGGGCTGCGCTGTGGGCGCCAACATCCT GATGGTGTTGATCCTCCATCAGTCCGGGGCCTCACACGGCCACGGCCACAGCCACGGGGTTTCCACCGGCCGGCCGCAGGGGCACGGGGAGCGTCACAGTCACGGCAACGCCAGCGTGAGGGCGGCCTTCATCCACGTGGTGGGAGATCTGCTGCAGAGCGCCGGGGTCCTGCTGGCCGCCACCGTCATCCACTTCTGG CCTGAATATAAAGTAGCAGATCCAATATGCACGTTCCTGTTCTCCGTCCTCGTTCTGGGGACGACGCTTCCAGTCACTAAGGACGTCCTCAGGATCCTGATGCAGG gagcTCCTCGGGACACGAGCTTCAGCGCCGTGAGAGAGTCGCTGCTGTCGGTCGGAGGAGTCGTGGCCGTGCACAGTTTGCACATGTGGAGCCTCAACACCAGCAACGCTTTACTATCAGTCCACGTGGTCTCAG AAAAAGACGCAGATTCACAGATCGTCCTCACGAGGGCGACAAAGCTCCTGCGCTCGGAGTTCAGTTTCCACAGCGTCACGATCCAAGTGGAGCGTCTCAGTCCCGAGTCCCGGACGGAAGAGACAGGAATCTGA